One window from the genome of Magnolia sinica isolate HGM2019 chromosome 4, MsV1, whole genome shotgun sequence encodes:
- the LOC131242221 gene encoding polyphenol oxidase, chloroplastic-like codes for MSSSLSFLGTTASPFHRHNSRHPQKAARAPTHFSPSASGTNATNTSANDNGDKESILRLDRRNVLLGTLGGLYGAAALGRENMAVASPMLPPDLSKCKTANAGSTTEPLWVECCPPYTDNSKIVDYKFPTSSTPLRVRKPAHKLNAEDLAKYKEAYRLMRALDKEDPWSLEQQAKVHCQYCNGAYDQLGFNVPVQVHFNWIFLPWHRYYIHFHERILGKLIGDETLALPFWNWDSPEGMTIPPIYLQEGSLKDELRNPANLSKVLDYQYNPEVPTTLTDDEIRVKNLYEMNKTYKESLPLPELFLGDAIRAGEEPDSDKTMGRIESIHNAAHQFVGLPDAPNRDMGNFYSSGYDPLFYSHHSNVDRMWHIYRQMRGNKVDFNDNDWLDASFVFYDENKQLVRVKVRDCLNPQKLRYTFEDVELPWADRNIKKKAGKTKSGAKPRSRVSMVQVSEFGPDPRPLDSTIRALVQRPKKSRTKSEKEDEVEVLVINGIEIPHNGRVTFEVYVAAPYEGNFVGPDLGESAGNFMKLPHFHIRNKGDSEKKKFSLKLGISHLLEEINAEGAEKVVVSLVPIVGDVSIGGVHIDLIKADWIA; via the exons ATGTCGTCGTCCCTCTCATTTCTTGGAACCACAGCCTCTCCCTTCCACCGCCACAATTCCCGCCACCCTCAAAAAGCTGCTCGGGCACCCACTCACTTTTCTCCCTCAGCCTCTGGCACTAATGCTACTAATACTAGCGCAAATGATAATGGTGATAAAGAATCCATTCTGAGGTTGGACAGAAGAAATGTTCTCCTTGGCACGTTGGGAGGTCTGTATGGCGCTGCCGCCCTCGGCCGTGAGAATATGGCCGTCGCTTCTCCGATGCTACCACCGGACCTATCCAAGTGCAAAACCGCCAATGCTGGATCAACAACAGAACCTTTATGGGTCGAGTGTTGCCCGCCTTACACCGACAACAGCAAGATCGTCGATTACAAATTCCCGACATCTTCCACGCCACTGCGTGTTCGGAAACCCGCACACAAGTTGAATGCTGAGGACCTGGCCAAGTACAAGGAAGCCTATAGACTTATGAGAGCGCTTGACAAAGAGGATCCTTGGAGCTTAGAGCAGCAGGCAAAGGTGCACTGCCAGTACTGTAATGGCGCGTACGACCAGCTGGGGTTCAACGTCCCGGTGCAAGTCCACTTCAACTGGATATTCCTGCCGTGGCACCGCTACTACATCCACTTCCATGAAAGGATCCTCGGGAAGCTGATCGGTGACGAGACATTGGCCCTACCATTCTGGAACTGGGACTCGCCGGAGGGAATGACGATCCCGCCCATTTATCTTCAAGAGGGGTCTCTCAAGGACGAGTTGCGCAATCCGGCTAACCTATCGAAGGTGCTGGACTACCAATACAACCCCGAAGTCCCGACAACGCTCACCGACGATGAGATAAGGGTGAAGAACCTGTATGAGATGAACAAGACATATAAGGAGTCTCTGCCGTTGCCGGAGCTGTTCTTGGGAGATGCGATCAGGGCCGGTGAGGAGCCTGACAGCGATAAGACGATGGGGCGGATTGAGTCGATCCATAACGCTGCACACCAGTTTGTGGGGCTGCCCGACGCACCAAACCGGGACATGGGCAACTTCTACTCGTCGGGCTACGACCCGCTTTTCTACAGCCACCATTCGAACGTGGACCGGATGTGGCACATCTACAGGCAGATGCGAGGAAACAAGGTTGACTTCAACGATAACGACTGGCTCGACGCATCCTTTGTTTTCTACGACGAGAACAAACAGTTGGTGCGAGTAAAG GTGAGAGACTGTCTCAATCCGCAGAAACTCCGGTACACCTTCGAAGACGTGGAACTCCCATGGGCTGATCGCAATATCAAGAAAAAGGCGGGGAAGACTAAGTCGGGTGCCAAACCCAGATCCAGAGTCTCGATGGTCCAAGTATCCGAGTTCGGACCCGATCCGAGACCCCTGGATTCGACCATCCGGGCTCTGGTGCAGAGGCCCAAGAAGTCCCGAACCAAGAGCGAGAAAGAGGATGAGGTAGAGGTCCTGGTGATCAACGGCATAGAGATCCCCCACAATGGACGCGTCACGTTTGAGGTGTACGTGGCAGCGCCTTACGAAGGGAATTTTGTGGGACCTGACCTAGGAGAGTCCGCAGGAAACTTCATGAAACTGCCTCACTTCCACATCCGTAATAAGGGTGATTCGGAGAAAAAGAAATTCAGCCTCAAGTTGGGTATATCCCACTTGTTGGAGGAGATTAATGCTGAAGGAGCGGAGAAGGTGGTGGTGAGCTTGGTCCCAATTGTCGGTGATGTCagcattggtggggtccacatcgacCTTATCAAGGCCGATTGGATTGCTTAG